In Pengzhenrongella sicca, a single genomic region encodes these proteins:
- the galE gene encoding UDP-glucose 4-epimerase GalE, giving the protein MTWLVTGGAGYIGSHVVRALVEVGLETVVLDDLSSGHAGFVPADVPLVRGSILDTGLVRQVLAEHQVSGVIHVAGFKYAGVSVTRPLHTYQQNVTGTLSVLEAMATEGVDAIVFSSSAAVYGTPRTDLVTESTPTQPESPYGESKLIDEWMLRDQGRAVGLRHTSLRYFNVVGSGTPDLPDTSPHNLFPMVLDALTTGRTPRINGTDYDTPDGTCVRDYVHVADLALAHVAAAQALAAGEPLERVYNLGSGDGVSVREIMTAMAEVTGIAFEPEIAARRPGDPDRIVTSGELAARDLGWTMRHTLHEMVASAWAARQARTAA; this is encoded by the coding sequence ATGACGTGGCTGGTAACTGGCGGGGCGGGGTACATCGGGTCGCACGTGGTGCGCGCACTGGTCGAGGTGGGGCTGGAGACCGTGGTCCTGGACGACCTGTCCAGCGGCCACGCGGGCTTCGTCCCCGCGGACGTGCCGCTGGTGCGCGGCTCGATCCTCGACACCGGCCTCGTGCGGCAGGTGCTCGCCGAGCACCAGGTGTCCGGAGTGATCCACGTCGCGGGGTTCAAGTACGCGGGCGTGAGCGTCACCCGGCCGCTGCACACGTACCAGCAGAACGTGACCGGCACGCTGTCCGTGCTCGAGGCCATGGCCACCGAGGGCGTCGACGCCATCGTCTTCTCCTCGAGCGCCGCGGTGTACGGCACGCCCCGCACCGACCTCGTCACCGAGTCCACCCCGACTCAGCCCGAGTCGCCCTACGGCGAGAGCAAGCTCATCGACGAGTGGATGCTGCGCGACCAGGGCCGCGCCGTCGGCCTGCGGCACACGTCGCTGCGCTACTTCAACGTCGTCGGCTCGGGCACGCCCGACCTGCCCGACACCAGCCCGCACAACCTCTTCCCGATGGTCCTGGACGCGCTCACGACGGGCCGCACCCCGCGCATCAACGGCACCGACTACGACACCCCAGACGGGACCTGCGTGCGCGACTACGTGCACGTCGCCGACCTCGCGCTCGCGCACGTCGCGGCCGCGCAGGCGCTCGCGGCGGGCGAGCCGTTGGAGCGCGTCTACAACCTGGGCAGCGGCGACGGCGTGTCCGTGCGGGAGATCATGACCGCGATGGCCGAGGTGACCGGCATCGCGTTCGAGCCGGAGATCGCCGCCCGCCGCCCGGGCGACCCCGACCGCATCGTGACCTCGGGCGAGCTCGCCGCGCGCGACCTCGGCTGGACGATGCGGCACACGCTGCACGAGATGGTCGCGAGCGCCTGGGCAGCCCGCCAGGCCCGCACGGCTGCGTAG
- a CDS encoding phage holin family protein codes for MADAQWTTPGSGERPSIGELFSRLSEQSSQLVRAEIELAKAELAQKAKASAIGIGLFVAAGLLAFFAFAVLIATAILGLAEAVPAWLAALIIGVALLVVTAILALVGKKSLDRGLPPTPERTTENVKQDVTAIKEGLRS; via the coding sequence GTGGCAGACGCGCAATGGACGACACCGGGTTCAGGCGAACGACCCTCGATCGGAGAGCTGTTCAGCCGACTGTCGGAACAGTCGTCCCAGCTGGTTCGCGCCGAGATCGAGCTCGCGAAGGCGGAGCTCGCCCAGAAGGCGAAGGCCAGCGCGATCGGCATCGGGCTGTTCGTCGCCGCCGGCCTCCTCGCGTTCTTCGCGTTCGCGGTGCTCATCGCGACGGCGATCCTCGGCCTCGCGGAGGCCGTGCCCGCGTGGCTAGCCGCCCTCATCATCGGGGTCGCGCTGCTCGTGGTGACCGCGATCCTCGCGCTCGTCGGCAAGAAGTCGCTCGATCGGGGCCTGCCGCCCACGCCCGAGCGCACCACCGAGAACGTCAAGCAGGATGTCACCGCGATCAAGGAAGGCCTGCGGTCATGA
- a CDS encoding polyprenyl synthetase family protein, giving the protein MVKIARSAAWPGATTGLAEPRPTGAQRTALRTGGPELADRDATDYPAPNSLAAQIERGLEQVAQALDAHLRSGREGAELIAPGYGALWSALADQVGGGKLLRPRLTLAAYLGLGGSDVAGVAPVAAAQELLHTAMVVHDDVLDHDETRRGRPNLAGTRRAELTAAGVTGKAAEDQVLAAALLGGDLALTGAFDLIAHAPLAPELRIGAIELLVRSVTTTIGGEVLDVAAQLAAPTNIDALLIAELKTAAYSCTGPLAVGALLAGADDRTRAQLERLGVALGVAFQLIDDELGVFGDPAATGKSVLSDLREGKRTELLRLAYLAADADGRAVLDRYVGDPGLEADGAARVRAVIVGSGALERTRAVAAGAARTAREIAWQLPAPLAAYLRDLIDQLAGRDC; this is encoded by the coding sequence ATGGTCAAGATCGCACGTTCGGCGGCGTGGCCCGGGGCCACCACGGGGCTTGCCGAGCCCCGCCCGACCGGCGCCCAGCGCACCGCGCTCCGCACCGGGGGGCCGGAGCTCGCCGACCGCGACGCGACCGACTACCCGGCCCCGAACTCGCTCGCGGCGCAGATCGAGCGCGGGCTCGAGCAGGTCGCGCAGGCCCTGGACGCGCACCTGCGGTCCGGGCGCGAGGGCGCCGAGCTGATCGCCCCCGGCTACGGCGCGCTCTGGAGCGCGCTCGCCGACCAGGTCGGCGGCGGCAAGCTGCTGCGGCCGCGGTTGACGCTCGCGGCCTACCTCGGGCTCGGCGGGTCCGACGTCGCCGGGGTGGCCCCGGTCGCCGCGGCCCAGGAGCTGCTCCACACCGCGATGGTCGTGCACGACGACGTGCTCGACCACGACGAGACGCGGCGGGGACGCCCCAACCTCGCCGGGACCCGCCGCGCGGAGCTGACCGCGGCCGGGGTGACGGGCAAGGCCGCCGAGGACCAGGTGCTCGCCGCCGCGCTCCTGGGCGGCGACCTCGCGCTCACGGGCGCGTTCGACCTCATCGCCCACGCGCCGCTCGCCCCCGAGCTGCGGATCGGCGCGATCGAGCTGCTGGTGCGCAGCGTGACCACCACGATCGGCGGCGAGGTGCTCGACGTCGCGGCGCAGCTCGCGGCGCCCACCAACATCGACGCGCTCCTGATCGCCGAGCTCAAGACTGCGGCCTACAGCTGCACGGGCCCGCTCGCGGTCGGCGCGCTGCTCGCCGGCGCCGACGACCGCACGCGCGCGCAGCTCGAGCGGCTGGGCGTCGCGCTCGGCGTGGCGTTCCAGCTCATCGACGACGAGCTCGGCGTGTTCGGCGACCCCGCCGCGACCGGCAAGTCCGTCCTGTCCGACCTCCGCGAGGGCAAGCGCACCGAGCTCCTGCGGCTGGCCTACCTCGCCGCCGACGCCGACGGCCGGGCGGTGCTCGACCGGTACGTCGGCGACCCCGGGCTCGAGGCCGACGGCGCGGCGCGGGTCCGGGCGGTCATCGTGGGCAGCGGGGCGCTCGAGCGCACCCGCGCGGTCGCGGCCGGCGCGGCGCGCACGGCCCGGGAGATCGCGTGGCAGCTGCCCGCCCCGCTCGCCGCCTACCTGCGCGACCTGATCGACCAGCTCGCGGGCAGGGACTGCTGA
- a CDS encoding LLM class flavin-dependent oxidoreductase, whose product MGTQGLRFGIVLLPQDRWPLAREKWRRAEEYGFDHAWTYDHLAWRSLADEPWFATVPLLAAAAAVTERIGLGTWVASPNFRHPVPFAKDVMGLDDVSEGRLLLGLGAGGAGFDAEVTGPAPTPRERSRRFAEFAELLDELLTHPVTTRVGEFYEAHEARMIPGCVRQPRVPFVMAANGPRAMALAARFGQGWGTFGPSFPGEESPDLSPAQAQERWWDGLAAMTATFDDAARAAGRDPASIDRYLSIDGAPVFSLESYATLAEGAERAAALGFTDVVVHWPRAEGIYAGSEAVLEEVAARLPELRATAPR is encoded by the coding sequence ATGGGGACGCAGGGGCTTCGGTTCGGGATCGTGCTGCTGCCGCAGGACAGGTGGCCCCTGGCCCGGGAGAAGTGGCGGCGGGCGGAGGAGTACGGCTTCGACCACGCCTGGACCTACGACCACCTCGCCTGGCGTTCGCTCGCCGACGAGCCGTGGTTCGCCACCGTTCCACTGCTCGCGGCCGCCGCCGCGGTGACCGAGCGCATCGGGCTCGGCACCTGGGTCGCGAGCCCGAACTTCCGCCACCCCGTGCCGTTCGCGAAGGACGTCATGGGGCTCGACGACGTGAGCGAGGGGCGCCTGCTCCTGGGCCTGGGCGCCGGCGGGGCTGGCTTCGACGCCGAGGTCACCGGCCCCGCGCCGACGCCGCGCGAGCGCTCGCGGCGCTTCGCCGAATTCGCCGAGCTGCTCGACGAGCTGCTCACCCACCCCGTGACCACCCGCGTCGGGGAGTTCTACGAGGCCCACGAGGCCCGCATGATCCCGGGCTGCGTGCGCCAGCCCCGCGTCCCCTTCGTCATGGCCGCCAACGGCCCGCGCGCGATGGCGCTCGCGGCGCGGTTCGGGCAGGGCTGGGGGACGTTCGGGCCCTCGTTCCCGGGCGAGGAGTCGCCCGACCTGTCGCCCGCGCAGGCTCAGGAGCGCTGGTGGGACGGGCTCGCGGCCATGACCGCGACGTTCGACGACGCCGCGCGCGCGGCGGGCCGGGACCCGGCGTCCATCGACCGGTACCTCAGCATCGACGGCGCGCCCGTCTTCTCGCTCGAGTCCTACGCCACCCTGGCCGAGGGCGCGGAGCGCGCGGCCGCGCTCGGCTTCACCGACGTCGTCGTGCACTGGCCACGGGCCGAGGGCATCTACGCCGGGTCCGAGGCCGTCCTCGAGGAGGTCGCGGCGCGCCTGCCCGAGCTCCGCGCGACCGCCCCGCGCTAA
- a CDS encoding phytoene/squalene synthase family protein, whose amino-acid sequence MAGLTGLALYDETAARVSRAVLAEYSTSFGLGTRLLGARGRRGIEAVYALVRIADEIVDTRGGADAGALLDELEEQTARALESGYSTNLVVHSFARTARRTGIGAAELDPFFASMRTDLTVRVHDQASYERYVYGSAEVIGLMCLAVFLDSAARPGVPARRPDARLRAGARALGAAFQKINFLRDLGADYGDLGRSYFPGVTPETLDQPAVDAILAEIAADVATARAALPGLPRRARWAVASTLGLYERLTAELAATPPAELLTRRVRVSGPRKLAVVAQSIGRS is encoded by the coding sequence ATGGCGGGCCTGACCGGGCTGGCGCTCTACGACGAGACCGCCGCGCGCGTGAGCCGCGCGGTGCTGGCCGAGTACTCGACGTCGTTCGGGCTCGGCACACGCCTGCTCGGGGCGCGCGGGCGGCGGGGGATCGAGGCCGTCTACGCGTTGGTGCGGATCGCCGACGAGATCGTGGACACCCGTGGCGGCGCCGACGCCGGCGCGCTGCTCGACGAGCTCGAGGAGCAGACGGCGCGCGCGCTGGAGTCCGGCTACTCGACGAACCTCGTCGTGCACTCGTTCGCGCGCACCGCGCGGCGGACCGGAATCGGCGCGGCCGAGCTCGACCCGTTCTTCGCCTCGATGCGGACGGATCTCACGGTGCGGGTGCACGACCAAGCCAGCTACGAGCGCTACGTCTACGGCTCCGCCGAGGTGATCGGGCTGATGTGCCTGGCCGTCTTCCTCGACTCCGCGGCGCGCCCGGGGGTGCCCGCCCGCCGGCCGGACGCGCGCCTGCGCGCCGGCGCGCGCGCCCTCGGCGCGGCGTTCCAGAAGATCAACTTCCTGCGTGACCTCGGCGCCGACTACGGCGACCTCGGGCGCAGCTACTTCCCCGGCGTCACCCCCGAGACCCTCGACCAGCCGGCCGTCGACGCGATCCTCGCGGAGATCGCCGCCGACGTCGCGACCGCCCGGGCGGCGCTGCCGGGCCTGCCGCGCCGGGCCCGCTGGGCGGTCGCTTCGACGCTCGGGCTGTACGAGCGGCTCACCGCCGAGCTCGCCGCGACGCCGCCCGCGGAGCTCCTGACTCGCCGCGTGCGCGTTTCGGGGCCGCGGAAGCTCGCCGTCGTCGCCCAGTCCATCGGCCGCTCGTGA
- a CDS encoding metallopeptidase family protein: MTLAEFEDAVRDALDEIPEELAAQMDNVVVLVEDDPPADDPDLLGVYDGVPLTERGEFWATGALPDRITIFRRPTLAMCDSREEVVEEVAVTVVHEIAHHFGIDDDRLHELGWD, translated from the coding sequence ATGACGCTGGCCGAGTTCGAGGACGCAGTCCGGGACGCCCTCGACGAGATCCCCGAGGAGCTCGCGGCCCAGATGGACAACGTCGTGGTGCTCGTGGAGGACGACCCCCCGGCCGACGACCCCGACCTGCTGGGGGTGTACGACGGCGTGCCCCTGACCGAGCGGGGCGAGTTCTGGGCGACCGGCGCCCTGCCCGACCGGATCACGATCTTCCGCCGGCCGACCCTCGCGATGTGCGACTCGCGCGAGGAGGTCGTCGAGGAGGTCGCCGTCACGGTGGTGCACGAGATCGCCCACCACTTCGGCATCGACGATGATCGGCTGCACGAGCTCGGCTGGGACTAG